TCCTGCAGGAGAGACGGGTATTAGAGTCAAAGCGGCCGCAATATTGAGTACATAAAACCTATTCAGAATGACTGAGTGAACTTCATTTGTAATAAATTAGACTTCTGTACCTTCAAAGAAAGAGACCTCCAGCTTGGCAGGCTCAGCGGGGTTCTTGGCTTTGGCAGAGCCAACGATAGAATTAATGGTTCCATCGTCACTAATGAAAAGCAAAACATGAATTCAAACtaatttaaaatgaattcataCATTTCCTTTCACTCTTAGGTCTTGGTGTAATTTTTAAAGCTCCAATGTATCGTATGTCCTCCCCTTTTCACTAAATGCTTTCCTTTAATGAATTTGAGGCCAATGACCTTCAATTCACCTGATGTATAACAGGTAAAATTAGTGTACATGTGGTTTTATAAAGGCAATAGCaacagacagtttttttttgtagaattACACACTAATTGAGGATAAAAAGACTTCTCATTTGCTCTGAAAATTATTTCATGGACTGCGACAAGGACAATAAGTGTGtaattttagtttaaaaaatatgagTTTCAGCAGTTTTAAAGAATATGATTCAAACCTTAAAATCTAAAATGTTGACCTTTAGGCAGCATGTACTCACAGCAGCTCACTGTTGAGGACCCCAACGACTCCAGGACTCTTCAGACTGTATGTGGCAGTGCTGCACTCCCCTTTCTGGAAGAATGTTGGCAGCTTCTTGATCTCATACCACTTACCAAGGTACTGCAGAGGAAGCACAGGATTTCACAGTAAGAAAACTGAGTACttaatttaatgtaatttaattgTTGCAAAACAGACAAGCTTTTCATGCTACATAGCATTAATTAGTAGCACAGAAAGGACACGTTTAGTATTCACCCTAGAAGCATCAAAGTCGGCTTGAACAGCAGGTTTAGGACATTTTCCGGACTTCAACACTTGAGCGCTGGCTGCAAGGACAGACAGCAGAGTCAAGGAAATCACCTGCATGGCCTTCATCTTATCACCACAACCTGCAGAGAACAAAACACACTACACCATTATTGAAATAATCAGCAACACAGGAGGTTGCTCTTGACAGCTAATCTCTGAGGGTTTAACCAAGGAAAGAGCAGGAGACGTAAAGAGGAAGAGTCATAGCTGCAGTGTGCTCACCTGTACAGTATGCAATGTAGTGTGCAGGACCTTCAGGTTAGAGGGTCTTTTATAGATCTAAAGACGTGTAGCTTATTGATCATATTCTTCAGCCCCTCCTCttgtgtttaaatgtaaaaGTGTTGAAGGGGTGGAGTGAGTGTGAGAGTTGGCACCTGTTCAAACAGACCTGACACCTTTTGATCTTTATTTATCTTATATTATCTTATAAtatctttttttagtatcaTCTTTTTATTAGAGGACCCTTGGCCAAAAACCAGCAAGATAATGTGAAAATTACAAACAAGAtccaaaatatcaaaatgtatgAGTGCTCCAGTAGACAGTAAATCAGAATCAAAGCAGCTATGCTGATATTCTGTGaactaaataaatacattttccatgTTGTGGACTTAAAAGGCCACATTTCCCCTTCATAGATTTGGTTGAGTTTAAAATTAGCATCTGCTTATTTGCATAGcttaaatattttacatttctccCCCAAAATTATGACCCTAAAGATAATTTGTATgccatgcatgtgcatgagatAGTTGCATGATCACCTTAACTTTTAATCtccatttaaatatttaaagaaagtaATGTTGGGAAATGTGCATATTCACTTATTTCTTGCAGAGCTAGTAGATTGATACCACTATCAGAAGGTAGTATCAATCGTCTCATATAAGTCTtaccaagaaagtgaataaacgTATTTCCCACCTTAAAAGCACTAGCTGCTATATTCAAAGAACCAGGGTTGATGTCTTTTAACAGTGGAGTTTTCCTTTAACCAAGACATTGAAATAAGGCATTCTGGTTATTATTaactacaacaaacaaacatacaaacttTACTTTTACCAGCATTAGTCTTTCGATCTCCAAACATTAATGCTGTCCCACGTGAACAATTACTGCGTCATTCCGTTTTAATAGACCTTGGGTTCTCTTAAGTGTTTACTAAAGCACACACAGGTGTACAGAAAGATGAATTGGGCACAGGTGCATCTGGTTTTCTTGATGC
This Sander lucioperca isolate FBNREF2018 chromosome 9, SLUC_FBN_1.2, whole genome shotgun sequence DNA region includes the following protein-coding sequences:
- the apoda.2 gene encoding apolipoprotein Da, duplicate 2 gives rise to the protein MKAMQVISLTLLSVLAASAQVLKSGKCPKPAVQADFDASRYLGKWYEIKKLPTFFQKGECSTATYSLKSPGVVGVLNSELLDDGTINSIVGSAKAKNPAEPAKLEVSFFEGSPPGPYWVLSTDYEGHSLVYGCTDFGLFRTEFSWILSREPTLSEETVEELHGILSSVGINVDKMVPTIQDETYCSAMNQ